A genomic segment from Nicotiana sylvestris chromosome 1, ASM39365v2, whole genome shotgun sequence encodes:
- the LOC104240240 gene encoding uncharacterized protein isoform X4, with protein MFVYPALRQQVCCNACKKPIKASQYVAHTELCKSLYSAEDIVLEVNGGATHKKRPRKERKKSLTASSNQPRSVRKQAKLELLESDFAALPCCSEEHLSTVSFLEDKRISSHLNVATMRSCSMVTPGLVDCSEGVISHQEKHSKIFGAANIVTKSWPANSGEGIPFSGEEHQERSSAGSDNTGSPAIAVKIPTQVQKFRLKVEDVPNPLATKMYYSQRQHRLKSALSYLYREGSCNDSGSEFACPKVLKSNVMPADILYHSNNSHIQIDYQQEKCWLVGQAHEHSLPLVRKPNVLQMVDSGVCPPPMNIASQFPVNNILTITSIGVTNSNYNSISNSFAGHSGKQLQPKQQAEGNSAVVQNY; from the exons ATGTTCGTATATCCGGCGCTACGACAACAG GTATGCTGCAATGCTTGTAAGAAGCCAATAAAGGCCAGCCAATACGTTGCCCACACAG AGCTTTGTAAGTCATTATACTCCGCAGAagatattgttttggaggtcaaTGGTGGTGCAACACACAAGAAACGTCcaaggaaagagagaaaaaagtcACTAACTGCATCTTCTA ACCAACCTAGATCAGTCAGAAAGCAAGCCAAACTTGAATTGTTAGAAAGTGATTTTGCTGCATTGCCATGCTGTTCAGAGGAGCATCTTTCAACTGTTTCCTTTCTTGAAGATAAAA GAATTTCATCACACTTAAATGTGGCCACCATGAGAAGTTGTTCCATGGTTACTCCTGGACTTGTAGATTGCTCAGAAGGTGTAATCTCACACCAGGAAAAACATTCCAAAAT tTTTGGTGCAGCAAATATTGTTACTAAGAGTTGGCCGGCAAATTCGGGAGAGGGTATTCCCT TTTCAGGTGAAGAGCATCAAGAAAGGTCAAGTGCAGGCAGTGACAATACTGGTAGTCCTGCTATCGCAGTTAAAATTCCCACTCAAGTCCAAAAATTTCGTTTGAAGGTTGAAG ATgttccaaatccacttgcaactAAGATGTATTATTCTCAAAGACAACATCGTCTCAAATCAGCTCTCAGCTATCTGTATCGTGAGGGATCATGTAATGACAGTGGCAGCGAGTTTGCCTGTCCAAAAGTATTAAAAAGTAATGTTATGCCAGCTGACATATTGTATCATAGCAACAACTCCCATATACAAATTGATTACCAGCAAGAGAAG TGTTGGCTCGTGGGACAGGCACACGAGCATTCCCTTCCGCTGGTCCGAAAGCCGAATGTACTTCAAATGGTTGATTCCGGAGTATGTCCGCCACCTATGAACATCGCATCCCAGTTTCCTGTGAATAATATCCTAACAATCACCTCCATTGGCGTGACGAACAGCAACTATAATTCGATTTCTAATTCATTTGCAGGCCACTCAG GCAAGCAGCTACAACCTAAGCAGCAGGCTGAGGGAAATTCCGCAGTTGTACAGAATTATTAA
- the LOC104240240 gene encoding uncharacterized protein isoform X5: MKKVCCNACKKPIKASQYVAHTELCKSLYSAEDIVLEVNGGATHKKRPRKERKKSLTASSNQPRSVRKQAKLELLESDFAALPCCSEEHLSTVSFLEDKRISSHLNVATMRSCSMVTPGLVDCSEGVISHQEKHSKIFGAANIVTKSWPANSGEGIPFSGEEHQERSSAGSDNTGSPAIAVKIPTQVQKFRLKVEDVPNPLATKMYYSQRQHRLKSALSYLYREGSCNDSGSEFACPKVLKSNVMPADILYHSNNSHIQIDYQQEKCWLVGQAHEHSLPLVRKPNVLQMVDSGVCPPPMNIASQFPVNNILTITSIGVTNSNYNSISNSFAGHSGKQLQPKQQAEGNSAVVQNY; this comes from the exons GTATGCTGCAATGCTTGTAAGAAGCCAATAAAGGCCAGCCAATACGTTGCCCACACAG AGCTTTGTAAGTCATTATACTCCGCAGAagatattgttttggaggtcaaTGGTGGTGCAACACACAAGAAACGTCcaaggaaagagagaaaaaagtcACTAACTGCATCTTCTA ACCAACCTAGATCAGTCAGAAAGCAAGCCAAACTTGAATTGTTAGAAAGTGATTTTGCTGCATTGCCATGCTGTTCAGAGGAGCATCTTTCAACTGTTTCCTTTCTTGAAGATAAAA GAATTTCATCACACTTAAATGTGGCCACCATGAGAAGTTGTTCCATGGTTACTCCTGGACTTGTAGATTGCTCAGAAGGTGTAATCTCACACCAGGAAAAACATTCCAAAAT tTTTGGTGCAGCAAATATTGTTACTAAGAGTTGGCCGGCAAATTCGGGAGAGGGTATTCCCT TTTCAGGTGAAGAGCATCAAGAAAGGTCAAGTGCAGGCAGTGACAATACTGGTAGTCCTGCTATCGCAGTTAAAATTCCCACTCAAGTCCAAAAATTTCGTTTGAAGGTTGAAG ATgttccaaatccacttgcaactAAGATGTATTATTCTCAAAGACAACATCGTCTCAAATCAGCTCTCAGCTATCTGTATCGTGAGGGATCATGTAATGACAGTGGCAGCGAGTTTGCCTGTCCAAAAGTATTAAAAAGTAATGTTATGCCAGCTGACATATTGTATCATAGCAACAACTCCCATATACAAATTGATTACCAGCAAGAGAAG TGTTGGCTCGTGGGACAGGCACACGAGCATTCCCTTCCGCTGGTCCGAAAGCCGAATGTACTTCAAATGGTTGATTCCGGAGTATGTCCGCCACCTATGAACATCGCATCCCAGTTTCCTGTGAATAATATCCTAACAATCACCTCCATTGGCGTGACGAACAGCAACTATAATTCGATTTCTAATTCATTTGCAGGCCACTCAG GCAAGCAGCTACAACCTAAGCAGCAGGCTGAGGGAAATTCCGCAGTTGTACAGAATTATTAA
- the LOC104240244 gene encoding ethylene-responsive transcription factor ERF027-like, with protein sequence MPASLTAADIRAAAANATAVRAPQLESGDARRQAECQPEIGDEGVMGQEFFDEEEAFGMPRLLVDMAEAMLMSLPRIKTTPYDELPEYSDASYTLWSYP encoded by the coding sequence ATGCCAGCTTCCCTAACAGCAGCAGACATTCGCGCCGCAGCTGCAAATGCTACTGCTGTTAGAGCACCGCAGCTGGAAAGCGGAGATGCGCGGCGTCAAGCAGAGTGCCAACCTGAAATTGGAGATGAAGGAGTAATGGGGCAAGAGTTTTTTGATGAAGAGGAAGCGTTTGGCATGCCAAGATTGTTGGTTGACATGGCAGAGGCAATGCTTATGAGCCTTCCTAGGATTAAGACAACGCCTTACGATGAGTTGCCTGAATATTCTGATGCATCATATACTCTCTGGAGTTACCCTTAA